The Candidatus Zixiibacteriota bacterium genomic interval GGATCGACGGCGTCGCTGCCGAAAAAGCGCACGATGTCGTAATAGCCGGAATCGACGGTTCGGTCGCTGCCGACGAGGCGATCGGAACGCGGCGGAAACAGCTCCGGAGAAGATTCCAGCATCGCCTCGAGCTTAGAATATTGCAAATAGTTCATCGCCGACAAACAGCAGGGCAACGCCGATAAACGCGACAAACGCTCCGAGAATCGCCCGCGCGCTGACCTTTTCCTTGTAGTACATGATGACGACCGGGATTATCAATATCGGGGTGGTGGCGTTCAGGGTGGCGGCGATTCCGGCCTCGATATACTTGACTGCGACCAGCGACATCCAGACGCCCAGAAACGGTCCGACGACCGCTCCACTCGCAGTGAACAGCATCGCGGATCCGTGTCTTACCGCACGGATAGTTCCGCCGATCTCTCCACGAAAAGCCGCCAGCAGCCATATCATCACCATCGAGAAGAGCATGCGGATGAAGGACGCCGGCATCGGCTCGACCGTGGAACCAAGATCGAGCATGGCATGCTTGGACATCACCAGTCCGGCCGCCTGTCCAAACGCGGCGCCAAGCCCCAGCAGCACGCCTTTTGTCCGGGAACCCGAATCCGGGTGGCCGGCCGCAAGTTGCACCTGGGGACCGCTCTTGAAACGACGTTCCGATATCACCCACGCAGTACCGGCGACCGTCAGGGCGATGCCGAACACCTCGACGATATGCAGTTGCTCGCCGAGCAAGAACCAGGCGATAACGGTTGCCATGATCGGCGCGGTCGCCCACAGCAACGTGGTCACGCGGGGACCTATCATCACCAGCGCCTTGAATCCAAGACTGTCGCCGATAACCAGCCCGATGAGACCCGAACCTGCCAGCCACGCCACTTGTGCCGGGGTGATACCGTCAGGCCAGATGCGGCCGGTCGTAATCAGCAACACGATACAGTAAATCGCGACCGCGAATACCAGTCGGATGTTGTTCACCCGGAACGAGCCGATTCGAACGCCGGCCTCGGAGAAGAAAATCGCGGTGAAGGACCAGAGGAAGGCCGTCAACAACGCGGCATAGTGTCCGACATATTCGCCCATACGACTCTACTTGTTTCTTATCTCCACCTGTCCGGTGTCGCGTCCGAAGTCCACGGAGTCCGTACGGACCTGTTTTCTGTCAATCTCGCGAATATACGCAGCGTCAACGACGAGGCGCTGTTCCACGTCTAGTCGCGGTCGGCCATAGACGATCACGAGGTTTCCAATGCCCTTGCCTTCAAACCGTGCGAGCCGACGCTCGTAGGCGTCGCGCGTGAGCCGCCAGGTGGTCTCGAACGTACCCTCGCCTCTCGGAGACAGGGTGTATGGGATTGGGGAGCCTTTCCAATGTTCGACCCACAGGAAATAGCGATGCTCGAGCAGAAGAGTGGTCTCGAGGAATCCTCCGTAGTCGGCAGTCCGGATATCGGTAATGACGCCCGGCCAGGCCACAATCGTGTCGGCAGACAAGGAGTCTGCGCGGAAATCGCCGGGGTATACGCGACGGTCGGCCCGGGACAACTGCGCTTCTTCGGAGGCGGAAATTGGCCGGTAGAGGCGCGATCCGGTCGGTCCCCCGCCGCAACCGCTCGCGCAGAGCACGACGACCATAACGGCGACTACCGCAATCGGTTTATGCGGAAAGACAAGTACGTTACGAATCACAGCGACGGTCCGGCTCCTTGATTAAATCTGATCCAGCCCGACCCTTCATGGCCGAACGTGAAGATGGCAGGATGAAGGATTTCCGCGAGGATTTCAAGCGTTTCCGTCACGCGGGGTCCCGGCCGATTGAAAAACCGATTGCCGTCGGCAACAAACACGCGGCCGGACCGCACGGCTGACAGGTCGCTCCAGCCGGGCGGCCTGCTCAGTCGCTCCAGTTCGGCCAGTGACTGCTCGATCGTATAGCCGCACGGGGCCACGATGATCGCATCGGGGTCTGATGCAACCAGGTTGTCCCACGACAGCACGCCGGAGTGCTTTCCCGGCGCACCGTACAAGTCTCGGCCGCCGGCCATCTCGACAAGCGAGGGCATCCAGTTCCCGGCCGCCATCAGTGGATCGATCCATTCAATCAGGGCAACAGTGGGGTGATTCGCAAGACTGCCGGCGCGGATCGCTATCGCTTTCATCCTTCGGCGCATCTCGTCCGTAAGCGTCTCCCCGGCCTGCGGGATAGCCAGCGCACGGGCGACCTGCCGGATATCCGCAAAGATATCGGCCAGAGAATTCGGTTCAAGGGCCACGATCCTGGGCCTCGATGAAATCATCTCGCAGACAGCCTTCTCGATGTCGGACAGCGATACCGCGCAGACCGCACATTGCGTCTGCGTGATAATGACATCCGGATGAAGGTGATCGAGACGGTCCGCCAGCACCCGGTAGACGGACAGACCTTCCTGGAGAATGGCCTTGATCCGCTGGTCGATCTCGTAACTGGAGCCGTCGAGGCGGAATTTCGGTTCGGTTACCACCGGAAGGTTGAGTACCGATGACGGGTAATCGCATTCGTGGGAGCGACCCACCTGACAGTCACCCATTCCCAGGGCATGGACTATTTCTGTGGCGCTGGCAATCAGAGACACTATCCGCATACGGGTTTATCCTCGTGCCGGGTTACCAGAGCATAACAACAGAATATGTGCAGTGTTTCTTCGCAGACCGGCCCAATCGTCGATCAACCCACAACTTCGAATGCCCGGCGGGACTGTGCTGTCGGTTGCATTATTGAGGTTGGGTCAATTCATCTATGGGCTCCTCCCAATAGGACGTAAGTCATTGGTAAAGAGTTGGATACGTAGAAGTCTTCTGATCCGCCGCCTTGGCATGCGCTTTGAGCAGTACGGTACCAGGATGAAGACCTCGACGTTCAAGCTGATACTTGCGGCGGCCATTATCGCCGGAGCCATGACGACCGGCGCCGCGGGCCTTGACGACTCGTCGGTTATCGTTGTTGGAACGGTTATTGACCAGCAGGACAGCCCGGTTGTCGGGGCGACGGTGACGGTTTCAGCTGACGGCGGCGTGTTGGGCGCGCAGGCAACGGATTCACTGGGGCGGTTCCTGCTGCAATTCCACGCCGATAGGCGCCGCGACCTGTCAGTCGACGTGTCCTCGGTCGGCTTTGCCCGGACGCGCACGATGCTCGTGGTTTCCGGCGATACCGCACGAGTCCGGATTCAGCTCCAAACTGAGTCGGTGCCGCTCGGCTCCATGACGATCGTCCCCACCCGGGAATTTGCCGTTCCCGGTACCAGAATAGCCGCTGAAGAACTTCGTCGAGTCTCACGTCAGGCACTCGTGCCTACCAATCCGGTCGGGGCCATTCGCAATCCCGAGGTCGTTCGGGTCGGCTCCGCTCATTCGTCGCGGATTAGAGTTTTCGGAAGCAGCCCGGCGTACCACCTCAACGGACTGCCGATCGGCGCGGATCCCGACCACTACGGCATGTTCCACGTGCTGCCGTCATCAACGATCGACCGCCTGGAGTTGAACCTTTATGGTACCGATGTTTCGCGCGCAACGCCGTCCTCGACTGAACTCGTCACGCCGGTTCGTTTCGGTACGCATAGAACGGGAGAGTTGAGTGTATCGACAATCGAGGCGACCGGCACCGCTTCGATAGGTACCGACCGCTGGTTCGCCCTGGGAGCCGTACGCAAGTCTGTCCTCGACAAGCTGGTAACCCGCCTCGACATACATTCCAACCGACAGACTCTGCCGCCGACCAATTTTCAGGACATCTCGCTGTATGCCGGTCTGAGACTCTCGCCCACCCTTCGCCTGTTTGTCGACCAGTACCACGTGCAGGACTTCCTGTCCTACCAGGTGGACTCATACGTCGCCGACGGATTCGTGGATACGTACCAGCACTCGGCGCGCCATTACGGCGCGATCCGTCTGCAGGCGGACCGGGGAAGTCTCCAGCTTGTCGGCGGGATAGCGGTACACGACTCGTTCGAGGAATACTCCGCCTCTCCCGACAGTGAGTCGGACAGGTCTCGCCTGGCAATCGATCTTGATTATAAGCGCACGAGCGCGATAGCGACCATCCGGGGCGATTACCTGTGGCGATCCTGGCGCTTGACCGCGGGCCTCGATGACGAGACGGTCTACCGCCGTAGCATCAACCTGAGACAGCGCAACTGGAATTTCCTTTCGCCGTTTGCATCGAGCAACAATCCCTACATTTACCAGCAGGGACTGAACGAACTTTACGGATCGTTCAGCCGGGATGATAACGAGCGCAACAGCGCAGCATACGCGGCGGTGGAGTGGCAGCGCGACGGCTGGCGAGTCGAAGCCGGCCTTCGGGGTCAGTCGTTCGATCACCTCGGCGACAAAACCTCTCTGCTGCACCGCGTGAGTTTGTCGGGCGCCATTGCGGGCGACCTCAGGGCACGGCTGTTCGAAGGGACGTTTGCGGAAAATCCCGCGGGCAACGTGCTGGAGCCGTACCAGGTTATCGTCTACGACTGGCTGAGCGACCTTGCGCCGATTCGCTCGCGCCTCGTGTCGGTGAGCCTCCAGTATTCCTTCCTCACCGGGACCGCATTTCTGCGTTCGGTAAAGAGTCTTCCCGTGCTGACGCCGGATTTCTCGCGGATCGACGAGAAGACCGGTCAACCGATCGACGGATTTCTTTCGGCCCGGTCGGACGGTGCGGCGCTGTATCGGGGAGTGACCGTGTCGATCGAAAAACGTGACCTGCTCGGTGACCGATTCGGCCTGCAGGCGTCCTACGCGTATACCCATTCGGAACGATCGCAGGAGGCGCTGCGATACCCCGACGACCTCGACTCTCCGCACCGGCTTCGCGTGCAGGCGGATTACCGTATGGACCGCGATATCAGCTTCGGTGTTGAGTTCGCCGCACGCAGCGGGTATCCGTACACGCCGTTCGGCACCGCGAGTCCCGCCACGAAATCCAGTCTGTATTCCCCGGACTACTATGAATCGCAGGCAGCGCAGATCAACAGCGAACGGTTCCCATCGAGTATTTCACTGAACGTATTCGGGGAAGTGCGGATCAAGCGGGGGGCGCTGTTTTTCTCCGTCGCAAATGTCACCAACCGGGCAAATCCGATCATCAGCACGGCGTCGGGCTATATTCACGACGCCGGGATCATGCCGACAATCGGGTACCGCCTGACTTTCTGAGATCATCTACCGGCAGCCGACAATTTCCAGCAGTTCCAGCAGGCGGACGGAACTCGTTACGCCGCCAAGGTTGAGATACTCGCGGGTATCACCTTCTGCCGATGATGAGTCATCGGTACGCCGGGCGATCGAGGTCGTGAGTACGCCGACAATCATCGCGGCCGGCTTCTCGAGGCGATTCTGCCGATTGAATCCGAGCGGCGGGTCGACATACACCAGCCCGCCCGAGTTCCCCTCGTACACGACACCATCGATCAGAAACAGCCTCTTTGGATCGATCGGATACGACGCCGCGGCGCCGGTGCGGAGAATCGGGAAGTCTCCCTCGCCGGAGCTGTAGCCGCGCGGATAACCGAGATAGTGCACCGGGCCGCCCGGAGCGATCTCATAGCGGTTGAACGCCGACAGATCGGCGAGAAGCGCCTTGTTGGCCACGCGAACCGTAAATCCGGGGGGGAGCGGAACGGCGACAACGGCCAGATCGACCGTGCTGTCGGGATGGCTGATGTACAACGATGTGTCCCCGGAGCGAATGGGCACCGGGTATGCGAACACCTCGTAGACGTTTCGTTCGTTCTGTTTACGCAGATAGACATTGATGGTATCGCCGTCGACATTGTCGAACACATGGCGGGCGGTGACGAGCAAGCTCGAAGCGTCGCCCGACGAATCAGCGCAGGAGACGAAAAAGCCGGTGGCGATATCGCCGTCGGCGCCGACCACCCGGTAGACGCATTCGAAGACCTGCTCGGCGAAGGGCCGGGAGAGGGATTTGGCCCACACACCTGACTCGAAAACAAGCAGGGCCATACAAACGCCGATGATAAAAGCCGAGATGCGTTGTGTGCTCATGGCAAGAAAAACTCCGGCCGTCGATATCGCCGGCCGGAGTTCCGTATTTACGTGAGTGTACTAGTCCTCCAGTATCAGCCGCGCGACATCGGTTACCTTGTCGCCGCCCTTGAGGGAGATCAGGCGCACGCCCTGCGTGTTGCGGCCGATCACCTTGATATCCTTGACGGCCTGTCGGTTGGCGATCCCTTTGTGCGTGATCAGGATCAGTTCGTCCTGTTCCAGTACGTCGCGGATCGCCACCACCTCGCCGTTGCGTTCGGAGGCCTTGATATTGATCACGCCCTTGCCGCCGCGGTTGGTGATGCGATAGTCCGACAGCTCGGTGCGTTTGCCGTAGCCGTTTTCGGTCACGACCAGCAGGCTCGACTCGCCCTTTGAGGCCACCATGTCCACGACATAGTCGCCGGGCGCGAGGTTGATGCCTTTCACACCGTAGGCGCTGCGGCCCATCGGACGGACGTTGTCTTCCTTGAAGTGGATGGCCATGCCTTTGCGCGTGCCGAGGACGACATCGTACGTACCGTCGGTGATGCGCGCATCGATCAGCTCGTCCTCGACCGGCAGGTTCATGGCGTTGACGCCGGCCTTGCGCGGGTTGGAGAAAGCATCCAGCGACGTCTTTTTCACCACGCCTTTGCGCGTCGCAAACATGACAAACTTGTCTTGGGCGAACTCCCGCACGTTGCAGAAGGCGTTGATCCGCTCGTCGCTGGAAATCTGGCACAGATTGACGATCGGTTTGCCTTTGGCGAGTTTGCCGCCGGTGGGAATCTCGTGCACTTTCACCCAGTAGCACTGGCCCCGGTTGGAGAAGAACAGGATGTAGTCGTGGGTCGAGGCGACAAACAGGTGCTCGGCGAAATCGTCTTCCTTGGTCTCGACCCCGATCACGCCCTTGCCGCCGCGCTGCTGCTTGCGGTAGGCCGACACCGACAGGCGCTTGACATATCCCTGGTGCGAGATCGTGATCACCATGTCTTCCTCGGCGATCAGGTCTTCCATCGTCAGCTCGTCGGCGGCATCCTGTATTTCGGTACGACGGTCATCGCCGTACTTCGTTTTCATCTCGGTCAATTCATCCTTGATGATCTGCATGCGCAGGGCGCGCGAATCGAGAATGCTTTTGAGTTTTGCGATCAGCTTGATCAGCTCGGCGTACTCGTCTTCGATCTTCTGCCGTTCCAGCCCGGTCAGGCGCTGGAGACGCATCTCGAGGATCGCGACTGCCTGGCGCTCCGACAGCTTGAACTTTTTCATGAGCCCGTCGCGCGCGGTCGGCGTGTCTTTGGACTTTTTGATCAGCTCGATGACGGCGTCGATGTTGTCCAGCGCGATCCGGTAGCCTTCGAGAATGTGCGCGCGCTCCTCGGCCTTGCGCAGATCGAACTCCGTCCGCCGGACGACCACTTCATGGCGATGGTCGACAAACGACTGCATGAGCTGCTTGAGCGACATGGTGACCGGTACCCCGTGGTCCAGTCCCAGCATCTGCACGGAGAAGGTCTGCTGCATGGTCGTGTGCGCGTACAACTGATTGAGGACCACTTCGGGCGGCATGTCGCGTTTCAGTTCGACCACGATCCTGAGGCCGTCGCGATCGGACTCGTCGCGCAAATCCGAAATACCGTCGATCTTTTTGTCCCGCACCAGTTCGGCGATCCGCAGGATGAGATTGGCCTTGTTGACCTGATAGGGGATTTCGGTGATGACGATGGCATCTTTGCCGTTTTTGCCGTGTTCGGTCACGGCCTTGGCGCGAACCGGAATATGTCCCTTCCCCGTTTCATACGCCTGACGAATCCCGTCGCGGCCGTTTATGATGCCGCCGGTCGGGAAATCCGGACCCGGGACGATTCGCATGAGATCACGGTTGGTGCACTCGGCGTTGTCGATGACATGAATGATGGCGTCGACGATTTCCCGCAGATTGTGCGGCGGGACATTGGTGGCCATGCCGACGGCGATCCCCGATGTCCCGTTGCACAACAGGTTGGGGAATTTGCCGGGCAGCACCCGCGGCTCTTTAAGGGTGCCATCGTAGTTATCCATGAACGGGACGGTTTCTTTTTCGAGGTCGGCGAGCATCTCGACCGCGATCGGGGTCAGGCGCGCCTCGGTATAGCGCATGGCCGCGGCCTCATCGCCGTCGATCGAGCCGAAGTTGCCCTGTCCGTCGACCAGCGGATACCGCATGTTAAATTCCTGCGCCATGCGCACGAGGGTCGGGTAGACGACCTGCTCACCGTGCGGGTGGTAATTACCGGATGTATCGCCGCAGATTTTGGCGCATTTGCGATGCGCGCGGCCCGGCGCCAGGTTAAGGTCGTTCATCGCCACCAGAATACGCCGGTTCGACGGCTTCAACCCGTCCCGGACATCGGGAAGGGCCCGGTTGGTGATGACCGACATGGAGTAGTCGAGATACGAGGAGCGCATCTCCTCTTCGAGGAAAATCTTTTCAATGCGCTGGCGTTCGAGTGCGGACATAATGTGAGATATCCTTATCAGTTACAGACGAAAGTATTTTCCAGACAGCCAGTAGTATAGCAGAAAAAAATACCCTGCGCAAACAAAAAGACCTGCGAATGAGCGGGATAACTCTTTGAGGGTCAGCGGATTGCAAAGAAGGGACGGGCCCCGTGGCAGCCGAAAACCTCACCTGTCATAGGCGGTGCGCACAACCCGGCTTCGGTGGCCTTCCCGGCAGTTCAGCTCGATATGATTGTGGATGACAATATCCCAGTCCACGAAGTGGATGATGTTCGGAATCTCCCGAGCGACAACGGCAGCCTTGCGCAGGGCCGAAATCTCCTCCCTGATCGGTTCGAGTTCCGCCATCCATGCCGGGCGGCCGGTCTCGCGGAAGATCGTGGCGACCACATATCGGTCGACAAAACGCCGACGGCGATAGGATTCGATATCGACCATCAGGCGCACGGATTTTTCGACTTCGCGAAGAAGCGGCTGCCGATAGTCCAGCGATACTTTGAACGTTACCAGGTATTGCTGGTCGTTGACCGCTTCGGCTTTTTCGTCTCGGGTTTGCTCGAATACATCGCGGAGCCGTTCGATTGCCTGCCGGGAATCGGAAGCCTCAACCAGGGCGCGCCCCTGATTTTTGACGAACTCCACCACCCCTTCGGCATAATTGAACTTGTAGATCATACCGATAGGATCGGCAATCGCGGGTATCGAATTGAGAGGGGGACTCGATTCAGGGTCAATCGTCGCCGACGAACATCCAGTGCCAGCTTTCCCAGTGGAGCCCGCCGGCAAAATCCCGGGGATAGGACTCGCGGAATCCGAACGAAGCGGCGTGCTCGCTGAGCCAGGCATAGGTCTTGCTATTGGCGAAAGACGGATCCGACGGGATCAGGTCTACGGCCCGGCCGGTGTGGTGCTGGCTGTAACCGGGTGGCGCCACGAATTTCGTTATGGCGGCGAACGACTTGCCATCGGCGAGCCGCCGCGCAATCAAACGCCGCTGGTAAGCCACAGATCGATATCCTGAATCCGCGATCAGCCGGATTCCGTCCTGTCGAGCGGCGGCCGCCATGGCCAGAAACGCGCGGCGGGTGGCGGGGCTGACGTAGATGCGGTAATCTTCGAACGACAGAGAATCCGGAAGGCGCACCAGTTCGGATGGTCGGGCGATCGCAGCGCTGTCCAGCCGGCGCCCGCACCACGGTTCGCCTACGGCGTAGCTGACCGAGTCAAACCGAACGGAATCGGTGCAGCCGCTCGCGGCGCCGGCAGCCGGCGCAAGGCAAAGCGTCGCCAACGCGAAAAGAACAACTGTACGACCCACGGGTTAACCGGCGTAATGCAGTTTGCCGTTGGTGGTCGACAGGATCGGGCCGTCCGTTTGCAGGGCGCCGTCCACCACTTCAGCGACAAAAAGCGTGTGGTTTCCGGTTTTCACACGGTCGACAATCTTGCAGTCGAGATAGCCGATTGCGCCGTTGAGACGAACCGTACCGGAGACGGGGGCCGCCGAGATGTCTTTGGCTTTCAGTTTGTCATAGCCGGACTCGGCCGGGCCATAGTAGGCCCTGGCGGTCGGCAAACCGCTTTCGGGCAGAATGTTAATGACGTACGACTGGAGATCGTTGAGGTGCCAGGCTGACTTGTGCTTGTTGTGAACGGCCGCCGCGACCATAGGCGGTTCCGAGGACACCTGTGTCACCCAGCTGGCAGTGAATGCGTTTCCCTCGGCCCCCTTCCCCAGTGTGATCACATAGATGCCGTACTCGAGTTTGCGAAGCGCCTTTTTGATGTCCTTTTCATCGGCCATGCAGGAAGCCCTTTCGTGCGAGTTCAGTTAGAGTCAGCGGCGGAAGCGCGTTACGGGTGTATCGCGCCCGCGTCACTCAGGCAATTTCTACGACAGTAATATCGAACGTCAGATCTTTGCCACACAGCGGGTGATTGGCGTCAAGCGTGATTTCCGACTCATTGATATCGGACACCTCGACGGTCAACTGATGTCCGTCAGACCGCTGCAAGGTAAGGTGTTCGCCTTTTTTGGGGTTAAAATCCAGATTGAGGTCCTTCAGCGCGACCGTCATGACGTTTTCGTTGCGGTGCGGGCCGTAGGCTTTGTCGCACGGGATGGTGAAGGTCTTGGTCTGCCCGGTTTCCATCCCCACGACTGCTTCCTCAAAACCGGCGATCACCTGACTTTTCCCCAGCGTGAACTGGATCGGATCGCGTCCGTCGGAGCTATCAAAGACCGTCCCGTCATCCAACCGACCGGTGTAATCGACTTTTGCGGTGTCGCCGTTTCTTGCGCCTGCCATCGAAGCTGCTCCTCTCTTGTGCGGCGCGAGTCGGATCGGTGCGGCGGAGAGCCTGCCGTGACACGATCGCGCTGCCGATGCCGTTAAGTTTCCAGCCACCGCTCGAGTGTCAGCCCGACAGCAACCGTAATACACAACGTTCTATGATTGTCGTTAGCGGACGTTCCGGTCCGCATTACCGTCATAAATGTTCGTATGTGACAATCGGTTCCAGGGTTTGTAGTTCGACCCGCACCTGTATCCACGATTCCGGCGGATTGTCCATGGTCGGCAGCGCGTTGTACCAGTATTCCATGGCAGACCGTGCGTCGCCGGCGGTCGTGATTCCGCCCAAGAGGATATAGTTCACCAGGATAGCGGGCGACTGGTCCTCGAGGATGCCGATAAACTGCCGGAAATAGCG includes:
- a CDS encoding DMT family transporter, producing MGEYVGHYAALLTAFLWSFTAIFFSEAGVRIGSFRVNNIRLVFAVAIYCIVLLITTGRIWPDGITPAQVAWLAGSGLIGLVIGDSLGFKALVMIGPRVTTLLWATAPIMATVIAWFLLGEQLHIVEVFGIALTVAGTAWVISERRFKSGPQVQLAAGHPDSGSRTKGVLLGLGAAFGQAAGLVMSKHAMLDLGSTVEPMPASFIRMLFSMVMIWLLAAFRGEIGGTIRAVRHGSAMLFTASGAVVGPFLGVWMSLVAVKYIEAGIAATLNATTPILIIPVVIMYYKEKVSARAILGAFVAFIGVALLFVGDELFAIF
- a CDS encoding cobalamin-binding protein is translated as MRIVSLIASATEIVHALGMGDCQVGRSHECDYPSSVLNLPVVTEPKFRLDGSSYEIDQRIKAILQEGLSVYRVLADRLDHLHPDVIITQTQCAVCAVSLSDIEKAVCEMISSRPRIVALEPNSLADIFADIRQVARALAIPQAGETLTDEMRRRMKAIAIRAGSLANHPTVALIEWIDPLMAAGNWMPSLVEMAGGRDLYGAPGKHSGVLSWDNLVASDPDAIIVAPCGYTIEQSLAELERLSRPPGWSDLSAVRSGRVFVADGNRFFNRPGPRVTETLEILAEILHPAIFTFGHEGSGWIRFNQGAGPSL
- a CDS encoding TonB-dependent receptor: MKTSTFKLILAAAIIAGAMTTGAAGLDDSSVIVVGTVIDQQDSPVVGATVTVSADGGVLGAQATDSLGRFLLQFHADRRRDLSVDVSSVGFARTRTMLVVSGDTARVRIQLQTESVPLGSMTIVPTREFAVPGTRIAAEELRRVSRQALVPTNPVGAIRNPEVVRVGSAHSSRIRVFGSSPAYHLNGLPIGADPDHYGMFHVLPSSTIDRLELNLYGTDVSRATPSSTELVTPVRFGTHRTGELSVSTIEATGTASIGTDRWFALGAVRKSVLDKLVTRLDIHSNRQTLPPTNFQDISLYAGLRLSPTLRLFVDQYHVQDFLSYQVDSYVADGFVDTYQHSARHYGAIRLQADRGSLQLVGGIAVHDSFEEYSASPDSESDRSRLAIDLDYKRTSAIATIRGDYLWRSWRLTAGLDDETVYRRSINLRQRNWNFLSPFASSNNPYIYQQGLNELYGSFSRDDNERNSAAYAAVEWQRDGWRVEAGLRGQSFDHLGDKTSLLHRVSLSGAIAGDLRARLFEGTFAENPAGNVLEPYQVIVYDWLSDLAPIRSRLVSVSLQYSFLTGTAFLRSVKSLPVLTPDFSRIDEKTGQPIDGFLSARSDGAALYRGVTVSIEKRDLLGDRFGLQASYAYTHSERSQEALRYPDDLDSPHRLRVQADYRMDRDISFGVEFAARSGYPYTPFGTASPATKSSLYSPDYYESQAAQINSERFPSSISLNVFGEVRIKRGALFFSVANVTNRANPIISTASGYIHDAGIMPTIGYRLTF
- a CDS encoding serine protease, whose translation is MSTQRISAFIIGVCMALLVFESGVWAKSLSRPFAEQVFECVYRVVGADGDIATGFFVSCADSSGDASSLLVTARHVFDNVDGDTINVYLRKQNERNVYEVFAYPVPIRSGDTSLYISHPDSTVDLAVVAVPLPPGFTVRVANKALLADLSAFNRYEIAPGGPVHYLGYPRGYSSGEGDFPILRTGAAASYPIDPKRLFLIDGVVYEGNSGGLVYVDPPLGFNRQNRLEKPAAMIVGVLTTSIARRTDDSSSAEGDTREYLNLGGVTSSVRLLELLEIVGCR
- the gyrA gene encoding DNA gyrase subunit A; its protein translation is MSALERQRIEKIFLEEEMRSSYLDYSMSVITNRALPDVRDGLKPSNRRILVAMNDLNLAPGRAHRKCAKICGDTSGNYHPHGEQVVYPTLVRMAQEFNMRYPLVDGQGNFGSIDGDEAAAMRYTEARLTPIAVEMLADLEKETVPFMDNYDGTLKEPRVLPGKFPNLLCNGTSGIAVGMATNVPPHNLREIVDAIIHVIDNAECTNRDLMRIVPGPDFPTGGIINGRDGIRQAYETGKGHIPVRAKAVTEHGKNGKDAIVITEIPYQVNKANLILRIAELVRDKKIDGISDLRDESDRDGLRIVVELKRDMPPEVVLNQLYAHTTMQQTFSVQMLGLDHGVPVTMSLKQLMQSFVDHRHEVVVRRTEFDLRKAEERAHILEGYRIALDNIDAVIELIKKSKDTPTARDGLMKKFKLSERQAVAILEMRLQRLTGLERQKIEDEYAELIKLIAKLKSILDSRALRMQIIKDELTEMKTKYGDDRRTEIQDAADELTMEDLIAEEDMVITISHQGYVKRLSVSAYRKQQRGGKGVIGVETKEDDFAEHLFVASTHDYILFFSNRGQCYWVKVHEIPTGGKLAKGKPIVNLCQISSDERINAFCNVREFAQDKFVMFATRKGVVKKTSLDAFSNPRKAGVNAMNLPVEDELIDARITDGTYDVVLGTRKGMAIHFKEDNVRPMGRSAYGVKGINLAPGDYVVDMVASKGESSLLVVTENGYGKRTELSDYRITNRGGKGVINIKASERNGEVVAIRDVLEQDELILITHKGIANRQAVKDIKVIGRNTQGVRLISLKGGDKVTDVARLILED
- a CDS encoding M15 family metallopeptidase, which translates into the protein MGRTVVLFALATLCLAPAAGAASGCTDSVRFDSVSYAVGEPWCGRRLDSAAIARPSELVRLPDSLSFEDYRIYVSPATRRAFLAMAAAARQDGIRLIADSGYRSVAYQRRLIARRLADGKSFAAITKFVAPPGYSQHHTGRAVDLIPSDPSFANSKTYAWLSEHAASFGFRESYPRDFAGGLHWESWHWMFVGDD
- a CDS encoding flavin reductase family protein is translated as MADEKDIKKALRKLEYGIYVITLGKGAEGNAFTASWVTQVSSEPPMVAAAVHNKHKSAWHLNDLQSYVINILPESGLPTARAYYGPAESGYDKLKAKDISAAPVSGTVRLNGAIGYLDCKIVDRVKTGNHTLFVAEVVDGALQTDGPILSTTNGKLHYAG
- a CDS encoding peptidylprolyl isomerase → MAGARNGDTAKVDYTGRLDDGTVFDSSDGRDPIQFTLGKSQVIAGFEEAVVGMETGQTKTFTIPCDKAYGPHRNENVMTVALKDLNLDFNPKKGEHLTLQRSDGHQLTVEVSDINESEITLDANHPLCGKDLTFDITVVEIA